The Plasmodium vinckei vinckei genome assembly, chromosome: PVVCY_09 genome includes the window taatgttgaaaaaatacatttaaaTAAGATGCTTCCATATTTAGTTGCTAATGTGGTTGAATCTTTAGACTTACAAGATGATGAAGATGAACAAGAACCCAAAGATGAATATgatttatatgataatcctaataatactatatatggaagtaaatcaaaaaatacacCTGAAGAAGGTTTTCGTGACAttgatgatgaaaaaagagGAAAGTGTATGGTAATTAAAACTTCAACAAGGcaaactatatttttacctGTACCGGGTCTTATTGAAGCATCTGAATTAAAGCCTGGAGATTTAGTTGGAGTAAATAAAGATagttatttaattattgaTAAATTACCTCCTGAATATGACAATAGAGTTAAAGCTATGGAAGTTATAGAAAAACCTACTGAAGATTATTCAGATATTGGTGGGTTAGATAAACAAATTGAAGATTTAGTAGAAGCTATTGTTTTACCTATGTTacataaagaaaaatttgaaaaaatcgGAATAAAACCTCCTAAAGGAGTATTAATGCATGGACCACCAGGTACAGGAAAAACTTTATTAGCAAGAGCTTGTGCATCACAAACAAATgcaacttttttaaaattagcTGGTCCACAACTAGTTCAAATGTTTATTGGTGATGGTGCAAAAATGGTAAGAGATGCTTTTAATCTAGCTAAAGAAAAAGCACCagctattatttttatcgaTGAATTAGATGCTATTGGAACAAAAAGATTTGATAGTGAATTATCAGGTGATAGAGAAGTACAAAGAACTATGCTTGAACTTCTAAATCAATTAGATGGTTTTAGTACTGATGAAACAGTTAAAGTTATTGCAGCTACTAATAGACCAGATACATTAGATCCTGCCTTATTAAGATCAGGAAGATTAGATAGAAAAATAGAATTACCACACCCAAATGAAGAATCAAGAGCTAGAATTTTACAAATACATTCAAGAAAAATGAATGTACATAAAGATGTTAATTTTGAAGAATTAGCTAGATCTACTGATGATTTTAATGGTGCACAATTAAAAGCTGTTTGTGTTGAAGCAGGAATGATAGCTTTAAGAAGAGGTGCAACTGAAATAGATCATGAAGACTTTATTGAAGGTATTACTTCAGTTTTATCTAAAAAGAAAAGCACacttaattattttacataaatacaaaaaagcgtatatcaaatttatacgtatattgaaaaatatacaatccGTGACAATAGGGTAGTatccataaatatatacaacaaTGTAAGACTATGTTTATGGAactgtaaaaaaaaatgtagattTTCACTAACAACTGTTTGGACGTAAATactctattttttttccactAGTTTACTCTTTAAATTGTGCGATATGCGTATTTATGTGCATATGGGTtgttatgaaaaatattttttgttgaaacaattttttcataaatatgcattacgcattttataaattttttttttcttattaattattattcatatggttatatttttttctttttttttctctcactttattattaagtAC containing:
- a CDS encoding 26S protease regulatory subunit 6A, putative yields the protein MNVENIFENEQVNVEEIEVLSNPEIRTRISLIDTEIKILKNEHTRLKNEYKNIQEKIKDNVEKIHLNKMLPYLVANVVESLDLQDDEDEQEPKDEYDLYDNPNNTIYGSKSKNTPEEGFRDIDDEKRGKCMVIKTSTRQTIFLPVPGLIEASELKPGDLVGVNKDSYLIIDKLPPEYDNRVKAMEVIEKPTEDYSDIGGLDKQIEDLVEAIVLPMLHKEKFEKIGIKPPKGVLMHGPPGTGKTLLARACASQTNATFLKLAGPQLVQMFIGDGAKMVRDAFNLAKEKAPAIIFIDELDAIGTKRFDSELSGDREVQRTMLELLNQLDGFSTDETVKVIAATNRPDTLDPALLRSGRLDRKIELPHPNEESRARILQIHSRKMNVHKDVNFEELARSTDDFNGAQLKAVCVEAGMIALRRGATEIDHEDFIEGITSVLSKKKSTLNYFT